From a region of the Zingiber officinale cultivar Zhangliang chromosome 10B, Zo_v1.1, whole genome shotgun sequence genome:
- the LOC122029628 gene encoding uncharacterized protein LOC122029628 → MASKKPVKVEELVAKKLTLWHTRTFRPIMTHDELEPLMSAAGFVPLPLQPPPPPEGQKQPAAFAWREYASRLEAAAGGRRKGRRRHAAVLAPPRPRLPHPRIDGLHLNTYKAFFLALEFYLGPTLVPNLFHVRTMPLAKAQDRGFEKAYRPMKDCEMGHEGILVYRDGTLDPVTRITCSRFGGDEIDDVNDHSSNAASVVTGGAVNLSCFVPLKDLFPTGGLSSR, encoded by the exons ATGGCCTCGAAGAAGCCCGTCAAGGTCGAGGAACTGGTGGCCAAGAAGCTGACGCTGTGGCACACCCGTACGTTCCGCCCCATCATGACCCACGACGAGCTGGAGCCCCTCATGTCCGCCGCAGGCTTCGTCCCGCTCCCCCtgcagccgccgccgccgcccgaGGGGCAGAAGCAACCCGCGGCTTTCGCCTGGAGGGAGTACGCGTCGCGGTTGGAGGCGGCGGCCGGCGGGAGGAGGAAAGGCAGGAGGAGGCACGCCGCGGTACTGGCGCCGCCTCGCCCGCGCCTTCCGCACCCCCGGATCGACGGCCTGCACCTCAACACCTACAAGGCCTTCTTCCTCGCCCTTGAGTTCTACCTCGGCCCCACCCTCGTCCCCAATCTCTTCCACGTCAG GACCATGCCGCTCGCGAAGGCCCAAGACCGCGGGTTCGAGAAAGCCTACCGGCCCATGAAGGACTGCGAGATGGGCCATGAAGGCATACTCGTGTACCGCGACGGCACCCTCGATCCCGTTACCAGGATCACTTGCAGCCGATTCGGCGGCGACGAAATCGACGATGTCAACGACCACAGCAGCAACGCTGCCTCTGTCGTCACCGGCGGCGCAGTTAACCTGTCCTGCTTCGTTCCGCTCAAGGATCTTTTCCCAACCGGCGGCTTGAGTTCTCGCtag